The Sabethes cyaneus chromosome 3, idSabCyanKW18_F2, whole genome shotgun sequence DNA window atcaaaatggagttagccgaatcgagtcagtgcagcggagattcattcgttttgctcttcggagacttccgtggaataacccttttcagctgccaagctacgaacaacgaTGTAGGCTCATCGACCTAGACGCCCATTCATGTTCGTCGGGATGTAAATAGAGCAACAATTGTCTCCGATTTATTTACCTCACGGGTGGATTGCCCGTATATATTGcaaaaccttgatattcacGGCCGTAGTCGTACATTGCGCAATAGCCACTTTTTACACGTGCCGAATCGACGGACTAACTACAGCAGCTTCAGCACGATTACCGGTCTCCAACGCCACTTTAACTGCTTTTACTCCAGCTTcgaatttgacgtcagccgtaacGTGCTGAAAGATCGCTTTTTTTCCatagcgcgtagtttttaggataaattatcatttgggtcacaaggcctgttgatgtacaaataaataaatagtcagTGAGCTGATTTTTATAATTCTATAAACTTTTGCCAtaattttgtaccattttttaataaaagaacTTTGCAAAAAGTGTTTAAAAACCATTTTATTCTTATCTGTAGCACACCTCTCTAATGTAGTAAGCTAACATATTTTTTCCTTTGCAATCGTAAAAATAATCGTAACAATTGAAATATAATGATATATTTTcaattgctatattttcatttcaattctTGTCAATTTTGTCTTCTATTTCAGATTTTTGATAATCTGAATCTGAAAATAGTTACGGCAACggcaaaaaatcaaatttctacATGAATTGTCATTCTGGACCACTGCAGATAGAAAAActcttttttcaaagtttttgaaatatatttatgcatattaagaatattttaaactcgaggaggacctgcgagtgctcggattTTTTGAAAGATTAGTGCTAAGACGACGTACAGAAGACCGGAATATGGAGGCGGATGATGGACCATGAACTCGAGCAGCAcaatggcgaacccagtatccaaaaggtagctaaagctggacgactccgatgggcagggcatgttgcaagaatgccggacaactaccctcaACTCCGGTAGGaaaaagacgaccaggagcgcagcgagcaagatggttagaccaggtggagcaagatctggcgTACTTGTACTTAGTACTGTACTGGCGGATAGTActtggtgtccgaggaattgaagaGCGGTGGCCCACAAACGAGTCTTAGCACGGgaagccacttaagtaagtgaaaatattctaaACAGAAGTCTGAAATAGCAGACACAAGGGAAGTGTTAGTATGTAATAGAAACTAATAGGagtctaaagggtgtcccacattaaattgcatcacggaagaaacgctgtagagaATTACTTATTGGTATTTTctgttgaaaatttgggtagaagttgTTTAGActgcattgtttacactgtatttttatcgcggtcagttttgcgcaaattggaCAAAATGACGTCATCCGAAAAGCACGccacgaatttattttgcgcaagcacctggaaaattctcaactctctcatcatgtatgatgagactaacgtcaaggcggactaccggcagcttccggggctactgtactccACCGCCCAgcagaagtttgatgttttataggaagtaaggatgcagaaactttcaatgtttgccaagaaatacattatttagcaagcgatctgctcatgaggtaaacagagtgcgccgttcgtgactaccgggactataAACGAACAGATCTACATTAAGGAGTGTCTAccgaagcgtctgcttcctctgttaaaGCAACACGAGGACCCTACGATCttttggccggatctagcttcgtatTCAAAGGATGTCGTGGAATGGTACTAAGCCatcggggttactttcgtacccaaggacacccccaacgcaccggaactaaggcctaatgaaaaatactggcctattatgaagcGGGCACTACGAAAGCATTCAAatgaggtcaaatctgaggaagacatgaagaaaaagtgggtttccgtacagaaaaagctgcagtcagatgttgtacaaaactttttgagtggagttaagcgtaaggtgcgagcatacggttatggtattgaagttgaatgaaataaatatgccaaaactttactaatgggttatattttattgtctgaaagtttgaaaaggatcagccaatttggtaattttcaacagcgtttcttccgtaatgcaatttgatgtgggacgccCTTTAAGCAAATGTTTCGCGCGCATTGGcctgttttctctttcttaaTAAAAATTCCGGAAAGAAAGCAGATGAGCATTTGGCTAAGAGACAAAAGAACGGGAAAATAGGCCTTATTACTTGTACCATGAGAATTCATTGAACGAGAACAGATCTACAGCACTGATTCGCTAACTGAGGATTTGTTAATTGAGTGGTTCATTAGTTGGGTGTTCGTTAGTTGGACTATGCTCCAACTAAATGTCAGCATCAAAAATTGCAgcacttgaatgtcaaaattctatCATTGCGAAATTTCTATCCACTGCCAGTTGTCCTAATTAGCGAATCACGATTCGATAGTTAGAGTGCAGTCGCGactcaattaacgaattcaggctgtaaaaATAGCTGGTAGACAAAAAAGTAGTTTATCCCGAGGATGATCGGGCTATTTGTAAATAATAAATGGTGAAACAAAGCTGCTGAAAAAAATACTTAGATCCATATAGGTATTTACTAGGcaaaatatttactttatttTATCTTTTAGAAACATTTACTAACTTTATTACTTGACATTTCACTATAATGGAATTGGATGGAATCCAGCAACGACATTATTCACATATCTTCACATCTTCCGTCCGTATCTTTGAACAAATTTCAGCTAAAAAGAATATGTAATGTAAACCATTTGTACGAAGGCACAGGCTGGTGGAGGAAAAAATGGTTTGCGAAATGGTTCTAACTTTAACGCGCATTATTTGAAAACGGTTGTGTGACAGatggaaaattaagcaaaccGTAATGAAGTGATGATTTAATGGACTCAATTTTGAAGCGTCGTAAAGCTCAGTTCGAGTTAATCGAATTAATGCTTTGATTaatacatgaaaataaatacagaTCGCTATCACTGGTACTCACTGTCAGCCCAATGTTCATCCGGGCATTTTGCATAGACCTCCCGTACGATGCATTCGTTCAGTAGCAAGGCAAACGGACTACACTGGAATTGGCTCTGATCCTGCGAGCTAACTTGCTCCTGGGTTCGTTCTGCGCATTGATCGATGGCATCCAATACTACTGCTTTAACCTCACTTGCCGCAATTCCATTGACCAGATGCAATAATTTACTCTTGTTGAAACCGGATTCGGACATTACCCCTAATTCCATCGCGTGGCACTCGTAGATGCACTGAAAATATGCGGCATCACATTAATTTAGTGTAATCAGTTTTATATGAGTATACCACAATATACCGAAACCATGCTGGCCGCATCCTCTCTCAGATGTTCGTACTTTTCGACGCATTCCTGGATATGATCCATTTCTATGGGGTTCGGGATGTCACAGCAAGCTTTGATTTCCCTAgactaaatgataaaaaaattggatttttaaAGTCCTAGGTAGTGGTAGCATGCACAATATCCGCAAGTTACGGTGAAACTCTATTTTTCGAGACAGGTTTTTCATTCCAATTGGTCGGAGatttactgaatatctgagTGAATTTAGTATTAATAAAATTCACCTAAATGCTGAATTCAAGTTATAGTTGCCATAAACGATAAGGTTGGTGCGGCTATTTTAAGCCtacgatgctgggtggtttctATATCCAGCAGGCTTCACGCGCATGTAAGATACaaaccttcttcttctttttcttcagcatagagccggggtgactcgtgctatttcaagcactcgtctctattcaactcggtcttgggccatacatatgcttcctgatcgtagcgttttatgaagggcaaagtaggcccgatttcccgcttggatggcCGCTAATCTCCATACTTGTGTTgatgtccgcggtcaccagcgatcccaaatacacgaactcctctatcacttctagttcgtcgccgtcaacggttaccgtgcgtaggagacgcgcgtttgtttcctttgagcctctccctttcttgtatttggtcttcgacgcatttatgtttagcccaattctcctagactccgctttcagtctggcgcagattgcctccaccgtcgcaaagttcctgactatgatatcgaagtcatctgcaaagcctagaatttGGTTACCCttagtgaaaatcgtgcctctcgtttcgatgcccgctcgtcggatcacaccctcaagagcgatgttgaacaacatgcaggataaaccgtcaccttgtctcaacccacgccgtgtctcgaagggactcgagagtgtcccagagatgcgtacgaaacacatcactcgatccaatgtagctttgattagtcgcgtcagtttgtccgggaaaccgtgttcgtgcattatctgccatagcttgtctcgatcgactgtatcgtatgctgctttgaaataagatgtgatgcgtgggcacgttgtactcccgaaatttctgcaagttctgtcggatagtaaaaatttggtccgtagttcgTAAATTTGGTGCGCgaaccc harbors:
- the LOC128740474 gene encoding uncharacterized protein LOC128740474 → MNDDECIDSVALSREIKACCDIPNPIEMDHIQECVEKYEHLREDAASMVSCIYECHAMELGVMSESGFNKSKLLHLVNGIAASEVKAVVLDAIDQCAERTQEQVSSQDQSQFQCSPFALLLNECIVREVYAKCPDEHWADNFCLEYFHLLKWLPVLRLVCGPPLFNSSDTKYYPPVQY